A stretch of the Sphingomonas sp. CL5.1 genome encodes the following:
- a CDS encoding NAD(P)/FAD-dependent oxidoreductase yields MTIGYDIVVVGAGHGGAQAAIALRQQKFEGTIAVIGEEPELPYERPPLSKEYLAKEKSFERILIRPADFWRDRAITMRLGERVVAIDPDAHALRCADGQSVRYGTLIWATGGHPRRMPHVGILAGLHHVRTRADVDQLEAELGETDRVIVIGGGYIGLEAAAVLTKFGKSITVLEAQDRVLARVTGEPLSRFFEAEHHRHGVDIRLGVSIESIEAQEGRVSGVRLATGETLAAQMIIVGIGIVPAVEPLLTAGAAGGNGVTVDAQCRTNLPDIFAIGDCAAHANNFADGALLRLESVQNATDQATLVAKTIMGQALRYDAVPWFWSNQYDIKLQTVGLSIGHDATVVRGDPAMRSFSVVYLKQGHVIALDCVNMTKDYVQGRALITSRIVLDPEAIARADVPLKELAAAAAPQL; encoded by the coding sequence GTGACTATTGGTTACGACATTGTCGTCGTCGGAGCGGGCCATGGCGGGGCGCAGGCGGCGATCGCGCTGCGGCAGCAGAAATTCGAAGGAACGATCGCAGTCATCGGCGAGGAGCCTGAGCTACCCTATGAGCGCCCCCCGCTCAGCAAGGAATATCTGGCGAAGGAAAAGAGCTTCGAGCGGATATTGATCCGCCCGGCCGATTTCTGGCGCGACCGCGCGATCACGATGCGGCTGGGCGAGCGCGTCGTCGCAATCGACCCGGACGCGCATGCGCTCCGATGCGCCGACGGGCAAAGCGTTCGCTACGGGACGTTGATCTGGGCAACCGGCGGTCATCCGCGCCGCATGCCCCATGTCGGCATACTCGCGGGCCTTCATCACGTGCGCACGCGCGCCGACGTTGACCAACTCGAGGCCGAGCTCGGCGAGACCGACCGCGTCATCGTCATCGGCGGCGGCTATATCGGGCTCGAGGCGGCAGCCGTGCTTACCAAATTCGGCAAGTCGATCACGGTGCTCGAAGCGCAGGACCGGGTGCTGGCGCGCGTCACCGGCGAGCCGCTTTCGCGCTTCTTTGAAGCCGAGCATCACCGCCACGGGGTGGATATTCGCCTGGGCGTTTCGATCGAGAGTATCGAAGCGCAGGAGGGCCGCGTCTCCGGCGTGCGGCTGGCGACCGGAGAGACGCTGGCGGCGCAGATGATCATCGTCGGCATCGGCATCGTCCCCGCCGTCGAGCCGCTGCTCACCGCAGGCGCGGCGGGCGGCAATGGCGTCACCGTGGATGCGCAATGCCGCACAAACCTGCCCGACATCTTCGCGATCGGCGACTGTGCCGCGCATGCGAACAACTTTGCCGATGGCGCTTTGCTTCGCCTCGAATCGGTGCAGAACGCTACGGACCAGGCAACGCTCGTCGCCAAGACGATCATGGGCCAGGCGCTCCGCTACGACGCCGTGCCCTGGTTCTGGTCCAACCAGTACGACATCAAGCTCCAGACCGTCGGCCTGTCCATAGGCCACGATGCGACGGTGGTGCGCGGCGACCCGGCGATGCGCAGCTTCTCAGTGGTCTATCTGAAGCAGGGCCACGTGATCGCGCTCGATTGCGTCAACATGACCAAGGATTATGTCCAGGGCCGTGCGCTGATTACCTCGCGCATCGTTCTTGATCCCGAGGCAATCGCGCGCGCGGACGTTCCGCTCAAGGAGCTGGCCGCTGCCGCAGCGCCACAACTCTAG
- a CDS encoding acyl-CoA dehydrogenase family protein — translation MALDSLQATSFPEIRGAVAQLCESFPDEYWRRLDREMAYPAEFVKALGDAGFLAALIPEEYGGSGLPLPAAAAILEEVQRAGCNGSACHAQMYIMGALLRHGSEGQKQAYLPRIASGELRLQAFGVTEPSSGTDTGALKTTAVRDGDRYIVNGQKIWTSRAEYSDLMLLLARTTPRDQVARGIDGLSIFILDMNAAREAGGMTIRPIRTMMNHATTEVFFDNVEVPAENLIGEEGKGFRYILSGMNAERILIGAECIGDAKWFIERSRRYANERYLFGRPIGQNQGVQFPIAKAYAQMRAAELMVTHAAELFESGEQCGEQANMAKMLAADASWAAAEAAVQTHGGFGFAEEYDVERKFRETRLYQVAPISTNMILSYLSEHVLGLPRSY, via the coding sequence ATGGCGCTCGACAGCCTGCAAGCCACGAGTTTTCCGGAAATTCGCGGCGCGGTCGCCCAGCTGTGCGAGTCCTTTCCGGACGAATATTGGCGCCGGCTCGATCGCGAGATGGCCTATCCTGCGGAGTTCGTGAAGGCGCTGGGGGACGCGGGGTTCCTCGCCGCGCTGATTCCGGAAGAATATGGTGGATCGGGCCTGCCGCTCCCGGCGGCCGCTGCGATCCTCGAGGAAGTTCAGCGCGCGGGCTGCAACGGATCGGCATGCCATGCCCAGATGTACATCATGGGGGCACTGCTGCGCCACGGCAGCGAGGGGCAGAAGCAGGCCTATCTACCCCGGATCGCTAGCGGCGAGCTTCGCCTCCAGGCTTTCGGGGTCACCGAGCCGAGCAGCGGAACCGACACCGGCGCGCTCAAGACGACCGCGGTGCGCGACGGGGACCGCTATATCGTCAACGGCCAGAAGATCTGGACCTCGCGCGCCGAATACTCCGATCTGATGCTGCTCCTCGCCCGCACCACGCCGCGCGACCAGGTGGCGCGCGGGATCGACGGCCTGTCGATCTTCATCCTCGACATGAATGCGGCACGCGAAGCGGGCGGCATGACGATCCGGCCGATCCGCACGATGATGAATCACGCGACGACCGAAGTCTTCTTCGATAATGTGGAGGTGCCTGCCGAAAATCTGATCGGCGAAGAAGGCAAGGGGTTCCGCTACATCCTGTCGGGCATGAACGCGGAACGCATCCTGATCGGCGCCGAATGCATCGGCGACGCGAAATGGTTCATCGAGCGATCGCGCCGTTACGCCAATGAGCGCTACCTTTTCGGGCGCCCGATCGGGCAGAACCAGGGCGTGCAGTTCCCGATCGCCAAGGCCTATGCCCAGATGCGTGCCGCCGAGTTGATGGTGACGCATGCGGCGGAATTGTTCGAATCCGGCGAGCAGTGCGGCGAGCAGGCGAATATGGCCAAGATGCTGGCAGCCGATGCTTCCTGGGCGGCGGCCGAGGCGGCTGTTCAGACGCATGGCGGATTCGGGTTCGCTGAGGAATATGACGTAGAGCGCAAGTTCCGCGAGACCCGGCTCTACCAGGTCGCGCCGATCTCGACGAACATGATCCTCAGCTATCTATCCGAACACGTTCTCGGCCTGCCGAGGTCCTACTGA
- a CDS encoding NAD(P)/FAD-dependent oxidoreductase, translated as MAENIRFDAIVVGAGFAGLYAVHKLREQGLSVQGYERGAGVGGVWYWNRYPGARCDIESMEYSYSFSEALQQEWEWTEKFASQPEILAYLNHVADRFDLRRSYRFETEVRSAHYDAEDGAWTLTLSDGSIAVSRYLILGVGCLSTAMKPQIESFQRFAGQILHTGHWPHEGVDLAGKRVGIVGTGSSGVQAVPMIARQAAELTVFQRTATYTVPARNAPLHPAEVHRVKSDYADFRRRNRKMVGARGADRLNPDPKSVFEASPEERRDAFLARWAEGGMGIQATYSDLRSDLEANTIVADFVRDQIRATVQDPQTAELLCPKQTLGCKRMCIDTGYYETFNLPHVRLVDVKANPLTHFTEKGLVAGETEYPLDVAIFATGFDAMTGSLLAMDIRGRDGVPLRDAWAAGPRTYLGVGTLGFPNMFILAGPGSPSVLANVPIAAEQHVDWIAGMIAYLDARGAKAIEPQQCAQDEWVDHVNAVAAGTLYTSCDSWYLGANVPGKSRVFMPLLGFPAYEARCDAVAAEGYSGFDITPA; from the coding sequence ATGGCTGAAAATATCAGATTCGATGCAATCGTGGTCGGCGCGGGGTTTGCCGGGCTCTACGCGGTCCACAAGCTGCGCGAGCAGGGACTGTCGGTTCAGGGCTATGAGCGTGGCGCCGGTGTCGGCGGCGTCTGGTATTGGAACCGCTACCCGGGCGCGCGCTGCGACATCGAGAGCATGGAATATTCGTACAGCTTCTCGGAAGCGCTCCAGCAGGAATGGGAGTGGACGGAAAAGTTCGCGAGCCAGCCGGAAATCCTCGCTTATCTGAACCATGTCGCCGATCGCTTCGACCTGCGCCGCAGCTACCGGTTCGAGACCGAGGTTCGCTCGGCGCATTACGACGCGGAAGATGGCGCATGGACCCTCACGCTCAGCGACGGTTCCATCGCGGTATCGCGCTATCTCATTCTCGGGGTCGGATGCCTTTCCACGGCGATGAAGCCGCAGATAGAGAGCTTCCAGCGCTTCGCCGGGCAAATCCTTCATACCGGGCACTGGCCGCATGAGGGCGTCGACCTTGCCGGCAAGCGCGTCGGTATCGTCGGGACGGGGTCGTCCGGGGTCCAGGCGGTCCCGATGATCGCGAGGCAGGCGGCGGAGCTGACCGTGTTCCAGCGCACGGCGACCTACACCGTTCCGGCGCGCAATGCGCCGCTCCATCCGGCGGAAGTGCATCGCGTAAAGTCGGACTATGCCGATTTCCGTCGGCGCAACCGCAAGATGGTCGGCGCGCGGGGCGCCGACCGGCTTAATCCTGATCCCAAATCGGTGTTCGAAGCCTCGCCGGAGGAGCGCCGCGACGCGTTCCTTGCGCGGTGGGCGGAAGGGGGGATGGGGATCCAGGCCACCTATAGCGACCTGCGGTCCGATCTCGAGGCGAACACGATCGTCGCCGATTTCGTCCGCGATCAGATCCGCGCGACAGTGCAGGACCCGCAGACCGCCGAGCTACTTTGCCCCAAGCAGACTCTGGGCTGCAAGCGCATGTGCATCGATACCGGTTATTACGAGACGTTTAATCTTCCGCATGTGCGCCTGGTCGACGTAAAGGCGAACCCGCTCACGCACTTCACCGAAAAGGGGCTGGTGGCGGGCGAGACCGAATATCCGCTCGACGTGGCGATCTTCGCGACCGGTTTCGATGCGATGACCGGCTCGCTACTGGCGATGGACATTCGCGGGCGCGACGGCGTGCCGCTGCGCGATGCCTGGGCCGCCGGGCCGCGAACCTATCTGGGGGTCGGCACCCTGGGCTTTCCCAACATGTTCATCCTCGCGGGCCCGGGAAGTCCTTCGGTGCTCGCCAACGTTCCGATCGCCGCAGAGCAGCATGTCGACTGGATTGCCGGCATGATCGCCTATCTCGACGCGCGCGGCGCAAAGGCGATCGAGCCGCAGCAATGTGCGCAGGATGAATGGGTCGATCATGTCAACGCAGTGGCGGCCGGCACGCTCTATACGAGTTGCGATTCCTGGTATCTCGGCGCGAACGTCCCCGGAAAGTCGCGCGTGTTCATGCCATTGCTTGGTTTTCCCGCTTACGAAGCCCGATGCGACGCGGTCGCGGCCGAGGGCTATTCGGGCTTCGACATCACACCGGCATAG
- a CDS encoding FAD-dependent monooxygenase encodes MTMDAPVLIVGGGPVGLATALDLGRRGVASIVVERDAGTGIELLAKAGTLNERTMEICRFWGIADAVAECGFPDDVNLDTIYCTALDGLYIGADPRPATSGRTPPDGAVEMLRKCPQFLFDPILAKAAEATGKVNLLYGHRFERMEQDDDGVAIHVTEIATGATQTLRGRYLVACDGAGSRIRRGLDVDFPGRMLSYSVSAMIRAELGDTKFGVRNRYMFVDEKGTWANLTSVDGRTLWRFTLVGNEEKLDPAVHDIGEDIARAFGPDIPVEILRVLPWRRSQCTAARYRVGNVFLAGDAAHTTSPTGGHGLNTGVGDALSLGWLLHATLTDQGGPALLDAYEAERRPVAMRNSSISTENFTNWIAAANFSDVLAPGEQGDDARARIGAEMSAALQQEWTSTGVGLGYRYEGSPLIVPDGTPAPLDPPETYRQTARPGHRAPHAWLSNGRSTIDLFGYGYVLLRFDPEASVAALTGAAREQGVTLAVIDIADPSIARLYERALVLVRPDAHVCWRGDILPDDEAARRLIRTVTGF; translated from the coding sequence ATGACAATGGATGCGCCGGTCCTGATCGTCGGAGGAGGGCCTGTCGGGCTCGCCACCGCGCTCGACCTCGGCCGCCGCGGTGTTGCCAGCATCGTCGTGGAGCGCGATGCCGGCACCGGCATCGAACTGCTCGCCAAGGCGGGAACGCTCAACGAGCGCACGATGGAGATATGCCGCTTCTGGGGCATCGCCGATGCCGTCGCCGAATGCGGCTTTCCCGACGACGTCAATCTCGACACGATCTACTGCACGGCACTCGACGGCCTCTATATCGGCGCGGATCCGCGTCCGGCGACAAGTGGCAGGACGCCGCCCGATGGCGCCGTCGAGATGCTTCGGAAATGCCCGCAATTCCTGTTCGATCCGATCCTGGCAAAAGCGGCGGAAGCGACCGGCAAGGTCAACCTGCTCTACGGCCACCGCTTCGAACGGATGGAACAGGACGATGACGGCGTCGCAATCCACGTGACCGAGATCGCCACCGGCGCGACACAGACGCTGCGCGGGCGGTACCTCGTCGCCTGCGACGGCGCGGGCAGCCGTATCCGCCGCGGGCTCGACGTGGATTTTCCGGGCCGGATGCTCAGCTATTCGGTGAGTGCGATGATCCGCGCGGAGCTGGGCGACACCAAATTCGGCGTGCGCAACCGCTACATGTTCGTCGACGAGAAGGGAACCTGGGCCAATCTCACCTCGGTCGATGGCCGCACCCTATGGCGGTTCACCCTGGTCGGCAACGAGGAAAAGCTCGACCCTGCCGTCCACGACATTGGCGAAGACATCGCACGAGCGTTCGGGCCGGATATTCCGGTCGAGATCCTGCGCGTCCTACCCTGGCGGAGAAGCCAGTGCACAGCCGCGCGCTACCGGGTGGGCAACGTCTTCCTGGCAGGAGACGCGGCGCACACCACGTCGCCGACCGGCGGGCATGGCCTGAACACCGGCGTGGGCGACGCCCTGTCGCTTGGCTGGCTACTCCACGCCACGCTCACTGACCAGGGCGGTCCGGCGCTACTCGACGCCTATGAGGCCGAACGGCGCCCGGTCGCGATGCGCAACAGCTCGATCTCGACCGAGAATTTCACCAACTGGATCGCAGCCGCGAACTTCTCAGACGTGCTCGCACCCGGCGAGCAGGGCGATGACGCACGCGCGCGGATCGGTGCGGAAATGAGCGCCGCGTTGCAACAGGAATGGACCTCGACTGGCGTCGGCCTGGGCTATCGCTACGAGGGGTCACCGCTCATCGTTCCCGACGGCACGCCCGCGCCGCTGGATCCGCCCGAGACCTATCGCCAGACTGCCCGCCCCGGCCACCGCGCGCCGCATGCCTGGCTGTCCAACGGCCGCTCGACGATCGACCTGTTCGGGTACGGCTATGTGCTGCTGCGCTTCGACCCCGAGGCAAGCGTCGCGGCATTGACCGGCGCCGCGCGCGAACAGGGCGTGACCCTGGCGGTCATCGACATCGCGGATCCTTCGATCGCGCGGCTCTATGAGCGCGCCCTCGTGCTCGTCCGGCCCGACGCGCACGTCTGCTGGCGCGGGGATATTTTGCCTGACGATGAGGCCGCCCGCCGATTGATCCGGACGGTTACGGGGTTCTGA
- a CDS encoding cytochrome P450 — MATKISAEIAAAHMPSDIAARIVNPKAYGEWNQLQKDFTWLRQNMPLSVAQAEGYDPFWMVTKYDDIQEIGRQPGIFANNGARKTLIDRNFAGHVARVEAEGKRAVNRSLLTMDAPVHMRYRLITAGQFAPKGIKMLEQDIREIAREAIDAMVGHDEIDFLNAVSHRFPLRVILSLLQLPRSDEDMLLSMTQRFFNPRDTEIAGIQTGNSVGATSNHDVVNEMYGYFAALIANRRANPTGDLASVIANSTIDGQPIAEADAVSYYMTIATAGHDTTASSTAGAALALAERPEEFAKVKADRSLIPSLVNEAIRWTSPVSHFMRTALSDYELRGQTIRAGDWLMLCYPSANRDEDIFDAPFEFRVDRAPNPQMAFGYGAHVCLGQHLAKMEMAIFFEEFFNRVESIELAGEPKRVDSILVGGLKRLPVRYKLAS; from the coding sequence ATGGCTACTAAGATATCGGCCGAGATCGCTGCGGCCCATATGCCGAGCGACATAGCAGCGCGTATCGTGAACCCCAAGGCATATGGCGAATGGAATCAGCTCCAGAAGGATTTTACGTGGCTGCGCCAGAATATGCCGCTGAGCGTCGCGCAGGCCGAGGGCTACGACCCGTTCTGGATGGTGACGAAGTATGACGATATCCAGGAAATCGGCCGCCAGCCGGGCATCTTTGCGAACAACGGGGCCCGAAAGACACTGATCGACCGGAACTTCGCGGGCCACGTTGCCAGGGTGGAGGCGGAAGGAAAGCGTGCTGTCAACCGCTCGCTTCTCACCATGGATGCGCCGGTGCACATGCGCTACCGGCTGATAACCGCCGGGCAGTTCGCGCCCAAGGGCATCAAGATGCTTGAGCAGGACATCCGCGAGATCGCCCGCGAAGCGATCGACGCAATGGTCGGGCATGACGAGATCGACTTCCTCAATGCCGTATCGCACCGCTTTCCGCTCCGTGTCATCCTGAGCCTGTTGCAGCTGCCGCGTTCGGACGAGGACATGCTGCTCTCCATGACACAGCGCTTCTTCAATCCGCGCGATACCGAGATCGCGGGCATTCAGACCGGCAACTCGGTCGGCGCCACGTCGAACCACGATGTCGTGAACGAGATGTACGGTTATTTCGCGGCGCTGATCGCCAACCGCCGTGCCAATCCAACCGGCGACCTTGCCTCGGTGATCGCGAACTCGACGATCGACGGGCAGCCCATCGCCGAGGCCGATGCGGTAAGCTATTACATGACGATCGCGACGGCGGGGCACGACACCACCGCATCCTCTACCGCCGGCGCGGCATTGGCGCTGGCCGAGCGGCCGGAGGAGTTCGCCAAGGTCAAGGCAGACCGCAGCCTGATCCCCTCGCTGGTTAACGAGGCGATCCGCTGGACCTCGCCGGTCAGTCATTTCATGCGCACGGCGCTCTCCGATTATGAACTGCGCGGGCAGACGATCCGCGCGGGCGACTGGCTGATGCTATGTTATCCTTCAGCTAACCGCGACGAGGACATCTTCGATGCGCCGTTCGAGTTCCGCGTCGATCGCGCGCCCAATCCGCAGATGGCGTTCGGCTATGGCGCACACGTCTGCCTGGGTCAGCATCTCGCCAAGATGGAAATGGCGATCTTCTTCGAGGAGTTCTTCAACCGCGTCGAAAGCATCGAGCTGGCGGGTGAGCCCAAGCGCGTCGACTCGATTCTGGTTGGCGGGCTCAAGCGCCTTCCGGTGCGCTACAAGCTGGCGAGCTGA
- a CDS encoding nitronate monooxygenase family protein → MTLPADIRAQLRLPLVCAPMIHVSGPRLVTAACKAGIMAALPRHNAASFEQFEQWLRKIHDALARRLDEASDAPVGPLAVNLSTALDTAELARELDLYRRYGVDIVISARGNPTELARRVHDWGGRIFHDVTSLRFAEKAIEAQVDGITCIASGAGGHSGQISAFALVPRIRAMFAGTILLGGAISTGAGVRAAEMLGADLAYLGTRFIATSEAEAPDEYKAMLVAGDAEDVIFSTAINGVGANWLKASLRDIGLAPESLPRSPGRGDYSHLPEGTRPWRDIFSAGQGLAAIAAIESVESLVERLESEYRAACAVPIFSPAG, encoded by the coding sequence ATGACGCTGCCCGCCGATATCCGCGCGCAACTGCGATTGCCGCTGGTCTGCGCGCCAATGATCCACGTCTCGGGCCCACGCCTGGTGACTGCCGCGTGCAAGGCCGGAATCATGGCGGCCCTGCCGCGCCATAACGCCGCGAGCTTCGAGCAGTTCGAGCAATGGCTGCGCAAAATCCATGATGCGCTTGCACGACGGCTGGACGAGGCCTCGGACGCGCCGGTGGGACCGCTCGCGGTCAATCTCTCGACCGCGCTCGACACCGCCGAGTTGGCCCGTGAGCTCGACCTGTATCGCCGTTATGGGGTCGATATCGTCATCTCCGCGCGCGGCAATCCGACGGAACTCGCCAGGCGTGTGCATGACTGGGGCGGGCGGATCTTCCACGACGTCACCAGTCTGCGTTTCGCCGAAAAGGCTATCGAGGCACAGGTCGATGGCATCACATGCATCGCCTCGGGAGCCGGTGGGCATTCGGGCCAGATCAGTGCGTTCGCGCTGGTGCCGCGCATCCGCGCGATGTTCGCCGGAACGATCCTGCTGGGCGGCGCGATCTCGACCGGCGCGGGCGTGCGTGCGGCCGAGATGCTCGGCGCCGACCTAGCCTATCTGGGCACACGCTTCATCGCCACGTCGGAGGCCGAAGCGCCCGACGAGTATAAGGCGATGCTGGTCGCCGGGGACGCCGAGGACGTGATTTTCTCGACGGCGATCAACGGCGTCGGCGCGAACTGGCTGAAAGCGTCGTTGCGCGACATTGGGCTCGCCCCTGAGTCCCTGCCCCGCTCCCCCGGGCGAGGCGATTACAGCCATCTGCCCGAAGGCACGCGGCCATGGCGCGACATCTTCAGCGCCGGCCAGGGACTGGCCGCGATCGCTGCGATCGAGAGCGTCGAGAGTCTGGTGGAAAGACTCGAGAGCGAATATCGGGCCGCCTGCGCAGTTCCCATCTTCTCTCCGGCAGGCTGA
- a CDS encoding MFS transporter, with amino-acid sequence MAAFGGVAAGSWLGGFLADHHGVRDALLVSAVLQLGVISLTRWLPLRGSNNLDLMPFSGRKPIEAKVAPDRQNSPVVLFTEFRIHVADHPKFLGLMQERRRIRGRNGARRWQLLQDMSDPEIWIETIHLRAWSDYLRHRERIAEYEAQLFAQIRALDRGDEAPRIRRFVVAPQSHSTEASVMPTDLA; translated from the coding sequence ATGGCCGCCTTTGGGGGAGTCGCGGCAGGCAGCTGGCTCGGCGGTTTCCTGGCTGATCACCATGGCGTTCGCGACGCGCTGCTCGTCTCCGCCGTGCTTCAGCTCGGCGTCATCTCATTGACGCGCTGGCTGCCGCTGCGCGGTTCGAACAACCTCGACCTTATGCCATTCAGCGGCCGGAAGCCGATCGAGGCGAAAGTCGCCCCGGATCGACAGAATAGTCCGGTAGTGCTGTTCACCGAGTTCCGCATCCACGTGGCGGATCACCCCAAATTCCTAGGGCTCATGCAGGAACGGAGGCGCATCCGCGGGCGCAATGGCGCGCGGCGCTGGCAACTGCTCCAGGATATGAGTGATCCCGAAATCTGGATCGAAACCATCCACTTGCGCGCCTGGTCGGACTACCTGCGCCACCGCGAACGCATCGCCGAATACGAAGCTCAGCTTTTCGCACAAATCCGCGCGCTCGACCGCGGTGACGAAGCGCCGCGAATTCGCCGGTTTGTAGTCGCCCCTCAGAGCCATTCCACCGAGGCCTCCGTAATGCCGACCGATCTGGCGTAG
- a CDS encoding SDR family oxidoreductase: MVAITGASSGIGRAIARALRPLGARLVLNALADSELDALREEFGADAAIVAGDIADAKTGQELLAAALGRFGCAEVLVNNAGIFRNGSADAIDLDAMERMIAVNFTAVVRNCYLFARAMAAQGSGHIVNLSSISATLTTPGCGVYAGTKRAVEGFSEALRIELAGTGVRVGVIAPGTTDTDLFDRVPGQPRSSNVAVRKLDPADLADAVRYVLERPDHANIPHLRLYSADQRH; this comes from the coding sequence GTGGTCGCGATCACCGGCGCTTCGAGCGGGATCGGCAGAGCGATTGCACGCGCATTGCGGCCACTCGGGGCCCGGCTGGTGCTGAACGCGCTGGCGGACTCCGAACTCGACGCGTTGCGCGAGGAGTTTGGCGCCGATGCTGCGATCGTGGCCGGCGACATCGCGGACGCGAAGACCGGGCAGGAGCTGCTTGCTGCGGCGCTGGGGCGGTTCGGATGCGCAGAAGTGCTGGTCAACAATGCCGGCATCTTCCGCAACGGCTCGGCCGACGCAATCGACCTCGACGCGATGGAGCGGATGATCGCAGTCAATTTCACTGCGGTGGTGCGCAACTGCTATCTCTTCGCGCGTGCCATGGCTGCGCAGGGAAGCGGCCACATCGTCAATTTGTCGAGCATCAGTGCGACCCTCACGACACCGGGCTGCGGCGTATATGCCGGCACCAAGCGCGCCGTGGAGGGGTTCAGCGAGGCGTTGCGGATCGAACTGGCCGGGACGGGCGTCCGTGTGGGCGTGATCGCGCCGGGCACCACCGACACCGATCTTTTCGATCGCGTGCCGGGCCAGCCGCGCAGCTCGAACGTCGCGGTGCGCAAGCTCGATCCCGCCGACCTGGCGGATGCGGTGCGCTACGTGCTCGAACGCCCGGACCACGCCAACATCCCGCACCTCCGCCTCTATTCGGCGGACCAGCGGCACTGA
- a CDS encoding LysR family transcriptional regulator: protein MNCMADYVRRMDISQLKTLIHVAELGSVSKAATRLGIAQPALSRQIRLMEAELNAPLFTRHGRGMVLTELGQRLLDPAGEILASLDKIRRLAVEGSTSYLGRVRVGVTPTVAEVATLPLVRAIRDAHPQLSLSFTSGFSGHLVEWLKRGELDCCVAYDTQESGLVRTRAILDEALLLVGSSKQRLAMDSPVTFKSLAGEHLVLPSPAHGLRNILDAYASRAGITLTSSLEVDSLTAMIDLVRGGFGMTILPLAPIHAQVLSGALTAAALIEPAPSRHVLIAYPADRPAMPAARFVGDAFAQVASDLVRTGRWAGRIIGD from the coding sequence ATGAATTGTATGGCTGACTATGTCCGTCGAATGGATATCTCGCAGCTCAAGACGCTGATACACGTCGCCGAGCTCGGCAGCGTCAGCAAGGCGGCGACGCGGCTCGGCATCGCCCAGCCAGCGCTCAGCCGGCAGATTCGGCTGATGGAGGCCGAGCTCAACGCGCCGCTTTTCACGCGCCACGGACGGGGAATGGTCCTGACCGAACTTGGCCAGCGTTTGCTCGATCCGGCAGGCGAGATACTGGCGTCCCTCGACAAAATCCGGCGGCTCGCGGTCGAGGGCAGCACGTCATACCTCGGGCGCGTGCGCGTAGGCGTAACGCCGACGGTCGCTGAAGTCGCGACACTCCCCCTCGTCCGCGCGATCCGCGACGCGCATCCGCAGCTATCGCTCAGCTTCACCTCGGGCTTTTCCGGGCATCTCGTTGAATGGCTCAAGCGGGGCGAACTCGATTGCTGCGTGGCCTATGATACGCAAGAGAGCGGATTGGTGCGGACGCGCGCCATCCTTGATGAAGCGCTCCTCCTGGTCGGCAGCAGCAAGCAGCGGCTCGCGATGGACTCGCCCGTGACGTTCAAGTCGCTGGCCGGTGAGCATCTCGTGCTGCCCAGCCCCGCGCATGGCCTGCGCAATATCCTCGACGCTTATGCCAGCCGTGCGGGCATCACGCTCACCTCTTCGCTCGAAGTCGATTCGCTTACGGCGATGATCGATCTGGTCCGCGGCGGTTTCGGCATGACGATCCTGCCGCTCGCCCCAATCCATGCACAGGTGCTGAGCGGCGCGCTGACCGCAGCGGCGCTCATCGAGCCTGCACCCAGCAGGCACGTATTGATCGCCTATCCGGCCGATCGCCCTGCGATGCCGGCGGCGCGCTTCGTTGGCGATGCGTTCGCGCAGGTGGCGAGCGACCTGGTGCGGACCGGTCGCTGGGCCGGTCGCATCATCGGCGATTGA